One Fusobacterium nucleatum genomic window carries:
- the pcp gene encoding pyroglutamyl-peptidase I, producing MKKILVTGFDPFGGEKINPALEVIKLLPKKIGENEIKILEIPTVYKKSIEKIDKEIESYDPNYILSIGQAGGRTDISIERIAINIDDFRIKDNEGNQPIDEKIYPDGDNAYFSTLPIKSIQSEITKNNIPASISNTAGTFVCNHVFYGVRYLVKKKYKGKKSGFIHIPYLPEQVIGKADTPSMSLDNILKGITIAIETIFSVEDDIKKSGGSIC from the coding sequence ATGAAAAAAATTCTTGTTACAGGTTTTGACCCATTTGGTGGAGAAAAAATAAATCCTGCATTGGAAGTTATAAAATTATTGCCTAAAAAAATTGGAGAAAATGAGATTAAAATTTTAGAAATACCAACAGTATATAAAAAATCAATAGAAAAGATAGATAAAGAAATTGAAAGTTATGACCCCAACTATATCCTTTCAATAGGACAAGCAGGAGGAAGAACAGATATTTCAATAGAAAGAATTGCAATAAATATAGATGATTTTAGAATAAAAGATAATGAAGGAAATCAACCTATTGATGAAAAAATTTATCCTGATGGAGATAATGCTTATTTTTCAACTCTACCAATAAAATCTATACAAAGTGAAATTACAAAAAATAATATTCCTGCTTCAATCTCAAATACAGCAGGAACTTTTGTATGTAATCATGTCTTTTATGGTGTTAGATACTTAGTTAAAAAGAAATATAAGGGTAAAAAATCAGGTTTTATCCATATACCATATTTACCTGAACAAGTAATAGGAAAAGCTGATACTCCAAGTATGAGTTTAGATAATATTTTAAAAGGAATAACTATTGCGATAGAAACAATTTTTTCTGTTGAAGATGATATTAAAAAATCAGGTGGAAGTATCTGTTAA
- a CDS encoding aminotransferase class IV, which yields MLIELDEGYSFGLGLFETILLYKGKLVFLDEHLARINKSIENLALNIDKLEKNEVFQYLNNNKNTLEYEVLKIVLSEKNRLFLKREYTYTKKDYEKGFSLNISEVRRNETSIFTFHKTLNYGDNILEKRKSKKLGYDEPIFLNSKNQITEGTTSNIFAVVGGKIYTPNLSCGLLNGIIRQYIVSNYDIIESEIDLEFLNNADEIFLTNSLFGIMPVNNLEKKVFKSQKISKEIFNSYKKYIKNI from the coding sequence ATGTTAATAGAATTAGATGAGGGATATAGCTTTGGTTTAGGTCTATTTGAAACTATTTTACTTTACAAGGGAAAACTAGTTTTCTTAGATGAACATTTGGCAAGAATTAATAAATCTATTGAAAATTTAGCTTTGAATATAGATAAGTTAGAAAAAAATGAAGTATTTCAATACTTAAATAATAATAAAAATACTCTTGAATATGAAGTCTTAAAAATAGTTTTATCTGAAAAAAACAGATTATTCTTAAAAAGAGAATATACTTATACAAAAAAAGATTATGAAAAAGGTTTTAGCCTAAATATTTCAGAAGTTAGAAGAAATGAAACCTCTATTTTTACTTTTCATAAAACTTTAAATTATGGAGATAATATTTTAGAAAAAAGAAAAAGTAAAAAATTGGGTTATGATGAGCCAATATTTTTAAATAGTAAAAATCAAATTACAGAAGGAACTACAAGCAATATATTTGCAGTTGTTGGAGGTAAAATTTATACTCCAAATCTATCTTGTGGGCTTTTAAATGGAATTATTAGACAGTATATAGTTTCAAATTATGATATTATTGAAAGTGAAATAGACTTAGAATTTTTAAATAATGCTGATGAAATTTTTCTAACAAATTCATTATTTGGGATTATGCCAGTTAATAATTTAGAGAAGAAAGTTTTTAAATCACAAAAGATTAGTAAAGAGATATTTAATAGCTATAAAAAGTATATAAAGAATATTTAA
- a CDS encoding chloride channel protein — MNSAKDTVEKLYKGNGKLYFACLLVGTITGAIVSAYRWALEEIGVFRKIYFSDINLNNPVSLLKMWLIFIAVGLIVNYLFKKFPKTSGSGIPQVKGLILGRINYNNWFFELLAKFFAGVLGIGAGLSLGREGPSVQLGSYVGYGASKLLKKDTVERNYLLTSGSSAGLAGAFGAPLAGVMFSIEEIHKYLSGKLLICAFVASIGADFVGRRVFGVQTSFNIPIEYPLPINPYFQFFLYIIFGVIIAFFGKLFTITLVKCQDLFNGVKLSREIKVSFVMTVSFILCFVLPEVTGGGHSLVESLIHEKAVIYTLIIIFIIKLLFTAISYSTGFAGGIFLPMLVLGAIIGKIFGETVDIFAQTGPDFTVHWIVLGMAAYFVAVVRAPITGVILILEMTGSFHLLLALTTVAVVSFYVTELLGQQPVYEILYDRMKKDDNVVDEENQEKITIELAIMAESLLDGKAISEIIWPEEVLIIAIIRNGVEKIPKGRTVMMAGDVLVLLLPEKIVPEVKEKLMKHTSTE; from the coding sequence ATGAATAGTGCAAAGGACACAGTGGAGAAACTCTATAAAGGAAATGGTAAACTATATTTTGCTTGCCTACTTGTAGGAACTATAACAGGGGCTATTGTTTCAGCTTATAGATGGGCTTTGGAAGAGATAGGAGTATTTAGAAAAATATATTTTTCAGATATAAATTTAAATAATCCAGTATCATTATTAAAAATGTGGCTTATATTCATAGCAGTGGGACTTATTGTAAATTATTTATTTAAGAAATTTCCTAAGACCTCAGGAAGTGGAATACCACAGGTTAAAGGACTTATTTTAGGTAGAATAAACTATAATAATTGGTTTTTTGAGTTACTTGCAAAATTCTTTGCAGGAGTTTTAGGAATAGGAGCAGGTCTATCATTAGGTAGAGAAGGACCATCAGTTCAATTAGGTTCTTATGTTGGATATGGAGCTTCAAAACTATTAAAAAAGGATACAGTTGAAAGAAATTATCTTTTGACAAGTGGTTCTAGTGCAGGACTTGCAGGAGCTTTTGGTGCACCACTTGCTGGGGTAATGTTCAGTATAGAAGAAATACATAAATATTTAAGTGGAAAATTATTAATCTGTGCCTTTGTTGCAAGTATAGGAGCAGACTTTGTAGGTAGGAGAGTTTTTGGAGTACAAACATCTTTTAATATTCCAATAGAATATCCTTTACCTATAAACCCATATTTTCAATTTTTCTTATATATAATTTTTGGAGTAATAATAGCATTCTTTGGAAAATTATTTACTATAACTTTAGTAAAATGTCAAGATTTATTTAATGGTGTTAAATTATCAAGAGAGATAAAAGTTTCTTTTGTTATGACAGTTTCTTTTATCTTGTGTTTTGTTCTTCCAGAAGTAACAGGTGGAGGGCATAGCTTAGTAGAAAGTTTGATACATGAAAAAGCAGTTATTTATACTTTGATAATAATTTTTATAATTAAACTTTTATTTACTGCAATTTCTTATTCAACAGGTTTTGCAGGTGGAATATTCTTGCCTATGTTGGTTTTAGGAGCAATAATAGGTAAAATTTTTGGTGAAACTGTGGATATATTTGCACAAACGGGTCCAGATTTTACAGTGCATTGGATAGTTTTAGGAATGGCAGCATATTTTGTTGCAGTTGTAAGAGCACCAATTACTGGGGTTATTTTAATATTAGAAATGACAGGTAGTTTTCATTTACTGTTGGCTTTAACTACTGTTGCAGTTGTATCTTTCTATGTGACAGAACTTTTAGGGCAACAACCAGTATATGAAATTTTATATGATAGAATGAAAAAAGATGACAATGTGGTTGATGAGGAAAATCAAGAAAAGATAACGATAGAATTAGCAATAATGGCAGAATCTTTATTAGATGGAAAAGCTATTTCTGAGATTATTTGGCCTGAGGAAGTCCTAATAATAGCAATAATAAGAAATGGT